One part of the Corallococcus caeni genome encodes these proteins:
- the mvk gene encoding mevalonate kinase: MTPAKNPLVAFGAGKVILLGEHSVVYGYPAIAGPLTIGVVARGMPSRSCVLDVPVTADAAQKRMMRKAFARAAKLVGEPKVKVTLEPQLPLSAGLGSSAALAVATSRVLLQAAGQAPTAKATARLAWEMEQEFHGTPSGVDHTTSAEEKLILYRRVQAPAGVTGRARELKSPRPVSVVVALAGARSPTKLTVGALRERQARWPERYKRLFGQVGRLVTDAAKAVEAGDLEGLGDAMNVNQGLLNALGLSSPALEDMVFRLRSLGALGAKFTGAGGDGGAVIGLFSEPEPVVARLTRDGVRCFASQLAGPRAQGDIP, translated from the coding sequence ATGACTCCCGCAAAGAATCCCCTGGTCGCCTTCGGTGCCGGCAAGGTCATCCTGCTGGGTGAGCACAGCGTGGTGTACGGCTACCCGGCCATCGCCGGCCCCCTCACCATCGGAGTGGTGGCGCGCGGCATGCCGTCCCGCTCGTGCGTGCTGGACGTGCCGGTGACGGCGGACGCGGCGCAGAAGCGGATGATGCGCAAGGCCTTCGCGCGGGCGGCGAAGCTGGTGGGCGAGCCGAAGGTGAAGGTGACGCTGGAGCCGCAGCTGCCGCTGTCCGCGGGGCTGGGCAGCTCCGCGGCGCTGGCGGTGGCCACCTCCCGCGTGCTGCTCCAGGCGGCGGGGCAGGCGCCCACGGCGAAGGCGACGGCGCGGCTGGCGTGGGAGATGGAGCAGGAGTTCCATGGCACGCCGTCGGGCGTGGACCACACCACCAGCGCGGAGGAGAAGCTCATCCTCTACCGGCGGGTGCAGGCGCCGGCGGGCGTCACCGGGCGGGCGCGCGAACTGAAGAGCCCGCGGCCGGTGTCGGTGGTGGTGGCGCTGGCGGGCGCGCGCAGTCCCACGAAGCTGACGGTGGGGGCGCTGCGCGAGCGGCAGGCGCGGTGGCCGGAGCGCTACAAGCGGCTCTTCGGTCAGGTGGGGAGGCTCGTCACCGACGCGGCGAAGGCGGTGGAGGCGGGCGACCTGGAGGGGCTGGGGGACGCGATGAACGTCAACCAGGGCCTCCTGAACGCGCTGGGACTTTCGTCGCCAGCGTTGGAGGACATGGTGTTCCGGCTGCGCTCGCTGGGCGCGCTGGGCGCCAAATTCACGGGAGCGGGAGGTGACGGTGGCGCGGTCATCGGCCTCTTCTCCGAACCGGAGCCCGTGGTCGCGCGACTGACGCGCGATGGCGTGCGCTGCTTCGCGAGCCAGCTCGCGGGGCCGCGGGCCCAGGGAGACATTCCATGA
- the mvaD gene encoding diphosphomevalonate decarboxylase, whose product MKATVRAHPNIALVKYWGKRDDALILPHQSSLSLTLAPIHVTTTVEFGAQSDTVELHGHAAKGSERDRVLRLLDAVRVQAGRDLGPAKVVSRGDFPMAAGLASSAAGFAALAVAGRAAAGLPQDTRASSILARRGSGSACRSVQGGFCEWQRGERADGEDSYALQRFDAGHWADLRMVVAILDRGEKEVKSRDGMKNTVETSPYYPAWVKDAEAEVPRARELIARKDLEALGELCERNAWRMHSTSLAADPPLCYLNSSTLGLIQHLREQRKKGVPVWFTLDAGPNPVLLTDAAHEVAAEALARACGAVDVVRCVPGGDATLLSEHLF is encoded by the coding sequence ATGAAGGCAACGGTCCGGGCGCATCCCAACATCGCGCTCGTGAAGTACTGGGGGAAGCGGGACGACGCGCTCATCCTCCCGCATCAGTCCAGCCTGTCGCTGACGCTGGCGCCCATCCACGTGACGACGACGGTGGAGTTCGGCGCGCAGTCTGACACGGTGGAACTGCACGGCCACGCGGCGAAGGGCAGCGAGCGCGACCGCGTGCTGCGCCTGCTGGACGCGGTGCGCGTGCAGGCGGGGCGCGACCTGGGGCCCGCGAAGGTGGTCTCGCGCGGGGACTTCCCGATGGCGGCGGGCCTGGCGAGCAGCGCGGCGGGCTTCGCGGCGCTGGCGGTGGCGGGGCGCGCGGCGGCGGGGCTGCCGCAGGACACGCGGGCGTCCAGCATCCTGGCGCGGCGGGGCAGCGGCTCCGCGTGCCGCAGCGTGCAGGGCGGCTTCTGCGAGTGGCAGCGCGGCGAGCGCGCGGACGGCGAGGACAGCTACGCCCTCCAGCGCTTCGACGCGGGGCACTGGGCGGACCTGCGCATGGTGGTGGCCATCCTCGACCGCGGCGAGAAGGAGGTGAAGTCGCGGGACGGGATGAAGAACACGGTGGAGACCAGCCCCTACTACCCGGCGTGGGTGAAGGACGCGGAGGCGGAGGTGCCCCGCGCCCGCGAGCTCATCGCGAGGAAGGACCTGGAGGCGCTGGGCGAGCTGTGCGAGCGCAACGCGTGGCGGATGCACAGCACCTCGCTCGCGGCGGATCCGCCGCTCTGCTACCTGAACTCCTCGACGCTGGGACTCATCCAGCACCTGCGCGAGCAGCGCAAGAAGGGCGTGCCGGTGTGGTTCACGCTCGACGCGGGCCCGAACCCGGTGCTGCTGACGGACGCGGCCCACGAGGTCGCGGCCGAGGCCCTGGCCCGCGCCTGCGGCGCCGTGGACGTGGTGCGCTGCGTGCCCGGCGGGGACGCGACGCTGCTCTCCGAGCACCTGTTCTGA
- a CDS encoding 2Fe-2S iron-sulfur cluster-binding protein, translated as MPKVTFKSPLAEVAVDVPPGTTLLDAAEKGEAQVGHSCGGVCGCSTCHVWVRKGLDSLSEQRDDEMDRLDMGFDVRPYSRLSCQTEVGAEDVTVEITEESLVAFMDENPAIRRQLESEGRWPLKK; from the coding sequence GTGCCCAAGGTCACCTTCAAGAGCCCCCTGGCCGAGGTCGCCGTGGACGTGCCCCCGGGCACCACCCTGCTGGACGCCGCGGAGAAGGGCGAGGCCCAGGTGGGCCACAGCTGCGGCGGCGTGTGCGGGTGCTCCACCTGCCACGTCTGGGTCCGCAAGGGCCTGGACTCGCTGAGCGAGCAGCGGGACGACGAGATGGACCGCCTGGACATGGGCTTCGACGTCCGGCCCTATTCCCGCCTGTCCTGCCAGACGGAAGTGGGCGCCGAGGACGTCACGGTGGAGATCACCGAGGAGTCCCTGGTCGCCTTCATGGACGAGAACCCGGCCATCCGCCGGCAGCTCGAGTCCGAGGGCCGCTGGCCCCTGAAGAAGTAG
- the hscB gene encoding Fe-S protein assembly co-chaperone HscB, with the protein MRTHFDVFGLPRSHAVDVPALEKQYRELSLQVHPDRVAPGNPKERLAAVEGTTALNEAFKTLKDPVRRAFYLLKLHGVDLDREDAGAQKDMPLAFLEEVMELREALDEAMAAKDLPKAQAMAKDVAGRKAAALQEAVAALGALEGAGDSPDGVRKASHALGRVRYFTRFLEQVDAFEEEVLA; encoded by the coding sequence GTGAGGACCCACTTCGACGTGTTCGGGCTGCCCCGCTCCCACGCCGTGGACGTGCCGGCCCTGGAGAAGCAGTACCGGGAGCTGTCGCTCCAGGTGCACCCGGACCGCGTCGCCCCCGGCAACCCGAAGGAGCGCCTGGCCGCCGTGGAGGGCACCACCGCCCTCAACGAGGCCTTCAAGACGCTGAAGGACCCGGTGCGCCGCGCCTTCTACCTGCTCAAGCTCCACGGCGTGGACCTGGACCGCGAGGACGCGGGGGCCCAGAAGGACATGCCCCTGGCGTTCCTGGAGGAGGTCATGGAGCTGCGCGAGGCCCTGGACGAGGCCATGGCGGCCAAGGACCTGCCGAAGGCCCAGGCCATGGCGAAGGACGTGGCGGGCCGCAAGGCGGCGGCGCTCCAGGAGGCCGTCGCGGCGCTCGGCGCGCTGGAGGGCGCGGGGGATTCGCCGGACGGGGTGAGAAAGGCATCGCACGCGCTGGGGCGGGTGCGCTACTTCACGCGCTTCCTCGAGCAGGTGGACGCGTTCGAGGAGGAGGTGCTCGCGTGA
- the hscA gene encoding Fe-S protein assembly chaperone HscA yields MSNNGYLQIHDPLKPKGHVVGIDLGTTHSLVASVTQGKPRCVPVDEGDSLLLPSVVHYGKDGGVVVGARARKLAAEAPTDTIVSVKRFMGRSPDDPETRKLGHYAFAPGANVVRFDVAGGQPVTPIEVSGEILRALKRRAEAHFSGKVEQAVITVPAYFDDAQRQATRDAGKLAGLEVLRLLNEPTAAALAYGLDKGSQGMFAVYDLGGGTFDISILKLEDGVFEVKSTGGDSALGGDDFDRAIAQHVLQKRGVQTPSPAQVAELMAAARKAKEALTDAAEVTLSVEGHSQPVSRADFEAWIQPLVAKTGAVCRRALKDAGVAAGELDGVILVGGSTRVPAVRRFVAELFGREPLGDIDPDQVVALGAAVQASLLTDTGREDEVLLLDVIPLSLGLETMGGITEKLIPRNSTIPTAAAQVFTTFKDGQTGLDVHVVQGERELVQDNRSLARFTLSGIPSMTAGMARVEVRFQVDADGILSVTAKEQTTGAAQAITVKPSHGLTEEEIEKMLLDSIDFAEDDIQARQLREQQVEAERVLSEADRQLRENAALLEAGELEAIQAAMSRVRETAAGKDYLAVKEALHALDEASRGFIERVMNRAITQVVSGHSVEEY; encoded by the coding sequence GTGAGCAACAACGGCTATCTGCAGATCCACGACCCGCTCAAGCCGAAGGGCCACGTGGTGGGCATCGACCTGGGCACCACGCACTCGCTGGTGGCGTCCGTGACGCAGGGCAAGCCCCGCTGCGTCCCCGTGGACGAGGGCGACTCGCTGCTCTTGCCCTCCGTCGTGCACTACGGCAAGGACGGCGGCGTGGTGGTGGGCGCCCGCGCTCGCAAGCTCGCGGCCGAGGCCCCCACGGACACCATCGTGTCGGTGAAGCGCTTCATGGGCCGCAGCCCCGACGACCCGGAGACGCGCAAGCTGGGCCACTACGCCTTCGCGCCCGGCGCCAACGTGGTGCGCTTCGACGTGGCGGGTGGCCAGCCCGTGACGCCCATCGAGGTCTCCGGTGAAATCCTTCGCGCGCTGAAGCGCCGCGCGGAGGCGCACTTCTCCGGCAAGGTGGAGCAGGCCGTCATCACCGTGCCCGCGTACTTCGACGACGCCCAGCGCCAGGCCACCCGCGACGCGGGGAAGCTGGCGGGCCTGGAGGTGCTGCGGCTGCTCAACGAGCCCACCGCCGCCGCGCTGGCGTACGGCCTGGACAAGGGCAGCCAGGGCATGTTCGCCGTCTACGACCTGGGCGGCGGCACGTTCGACATCTCCATCCTCAAGCTGGAGGACGGCGTCTTCGAGGTGAAGTCCACCGGCGGCGATTCGGCCCTGGGCGGCGACGACTTCGACCGCGCCATCGCGCAGCACGTGCTCCAGAAGCGGGGCGTGCAGACCCCCTCCCCCGCGCAGGTGGCGGAGCTGATGGCAGCCGCTCGCAAGGCGAAGGAGGCGCTCACGGACGCGGCGGAGGTGACGCTCAGCGTGGAGGGCCATTCCCAGCCGGTGTCCCGCGCGGACTTCGAGGCGTGGATCCAGCCGCTGGTGGCGAAGACGGGCGCGGTGTGCCGGCGGGCCCTGAAGGACGCGGGCGTGGCGGCGGGCGAGCTGGACGGCGTCATCCTGGTGGGCGGCTCCACGCGCGTGCCCGCGGTGCGCCGCTTCGTGGCGGAGCTGTTCGGCCGCGAGCCCCTGGGCGACATCGACCCGGATCAGGTCGTGGCGCTGGGCGCCGCGGTGCAGGCGAGCCTGCTCACCGACACCGGCCGCGAGGACGAGGTGCTGCTGCTGGACGTCATCCCCCTGTCGCTGGGCCTGGAGACGATGGGCGGCATCACGGAGAAGCTCATCCCCCGCAACTCCACCATCCCCACGGCGGCGGCGCAGGTGTTCACCACGTTCAAGGACGGCCAGACGGGCCTGGACGTGCACGTGGTGCAGGGCGAGCGGGAGCTGGTGCAGGACAACCGCAGCCTCGCGCGCTTCACGCTCTCCGGCATCCCCTCCATGACGGCCGGCATGGCCCGGGTGGAGGTCCGCTTCCAGGTGGACGCGGACGGCATCCTGTCCGTCACCGCGAAGGAGCAGACCACCGGTGCCGCGCAGGCCATCACCGTGAAGCCCAGCCACGGCCTGACGGAGGAGGAGATTGAGAAGATGCTCCTCGACTCCATCGACTTCGCGGAGGACGACATCCAGGCCCGCCAGCTGCGCGAGCAGCAGGTGGAGGCCGAGCGCGTCCTCTCCGAGGCCGACCGCCAGCTGCGCGAGAACGCGGCCCTGCTGGAGGCCGGCGAGCTGGAGGCCATCCAGGCCGCCATGTCGCGCGTGCGCGAGACGGCCGCCGGCAAGGACTACCTGGCCGTGAAGGAGGCCCTGCACGCGCTGGACGAGGCGTCCCGGGGCTTCATCGAACGGGTCATGAACCGCGCCATCACCCAGGTGGTGTCCGGCCATTCCGTGGAGGAGTACTGA
- a CDS encoding alkaline phosphatase family protein, giving the protein MRESLNELVSENSRNWANTLVRRIGSKVPPVAARRPRNALLVHLDGVPKALLDEAIVTGRMPFVAQLVRSGAYHLENAFWGAPTSTPFFQAGLLYGLQHPNLPGYSWYDRALGRKVQMNTPGDAMAIDARLRGHGRTSLLDHGGHTYFSLFHAGAMNRMCMSTLSSFKLMARSFAYEMQGLGSARTKGAWDFLRSFGMESWHAVREVRQWARALNDWRHEQGFLVSRILLQRLGWSFAHTKSLVDMVRGVPLIYLVYGNYDEVAHRRGPRSELALQELYRVDASLAELFAVARAAPEPYDVILLSDHGHVDSLPLEQRQGRRLEAVLFQGEVPPLRDDVRRGLLDGRAPPAADTAAREPFIPVVVEAGNFAHVYLSGRPAPLEARELLARHPEVLARVTNNPDIGMVAMRRGAEAVVVMGGGVYGAADLDRAPLTTEYSRRAVADFLHGLPRMDTAGDLVLFGEAVQKGGTVGFAWEFGSHGGLTRVESDSLVMWPAHGPVDLSGLSHCARLHERLAEAYLDTGSPRILH; this is encoded by the coding sequence GTGCGCGAAAGTCTCAACGAGCTTGTCAGCGAGAATTCACGAAATTGGGCGAATACCCTCGTCCGGAGGATTGGATCGAAAGTTCCGCCCGTGGCGGCGCGTCGGCCCCGGAACGCTCTGCTCGTCCACCTGGACGGGGTGCCCAAGGCGCTGCTCGACGAAGCCATTGTGACGGGGCGGATGCCCTTTGTCGCACAGCTCGTCCGCTCTGGCGCGTATCACCTGGAGAACGCGTTCTGGGGCGCGCCCACGTCCACGCCCTTCTTCCAGGCGGGGCTGCTCTACGGGCTGCAACACCCCAACCTGCCGGGCTACAGCTGGTACGACCGCGCGCTCGGCCGCAAGGTGCAGATGAACACGCCGGGCGACGCGATGGCCATCGACGCGCGCCTGCGCGGCCACGGCCGCACGAGCCTGTTGGATCACGGCGGGCACACCTACTTCTCGCTCTTCCACGCGGGCGCCATGAACCGCATGTGCATGAGCACGCTGTCCAGCTTCAAGCTCATGGCGCGCTCGTTCGCGTACGAGATGCAGGGCCTGGGGTCCGCCCGCACGAAGGGCGCATGGGACTTCCTGCGTTCCTTCGGCATGGAGTCCTGGCACGCCGTGCGCGAGGTGCGTCAGTGGGCGCGCGCCCTCAACGACTGGCGCCACGAGCAGGGCTTCCTCGTGAGCCGCATCCTCCTCCAGCGGTTGGGCTGGAGCTTCGCGCACACCAAGTCCCTGGTGGACATGGTGCGCGGCGTGCCGCTCATCTACCTGGTCTACGGCAACTACGATGAGGTGGCGCACCGCCGGGGCCCGCGCTCGGAGCTGGCGCTGCAGGAGCTCTACCGGGTCGACGCGTCGCTGGCGGAGCTGTTCGCCGTGGCCCGCGCCGCGCCGGAGCCCTACGACGTCATCCTCCTGTCCGACCACGGCCACGTGGACAGCCTGCCCCTGGAGCAGCGCCAGGGCCGGCGCCTGGAGGCCGTCCTCTTCCAGGGCGAAGTGCCGCCGCTGCGCGACGACGTGCGCCGGGGCCTGCTGGATGGCCGCGCGCCCCCGGCTGCGGACACCGCCGCGCGCGAGCCCTTCATCCCCGTGGTGGTGGAGGCCGGCAACTTCGCCCACGTGTACCTGAGCGGACGGCCCGCGCCGCTGGAGGCGCGCGAGCTGCTGGCGCGGCACCCGGAGGTGCTGGCGCGAGTGACGAACAACCCGGACATCGGCATGGTGGCGATGCGCCGGGGCGCGGAGGCGGTGGTGGTGATGGGCGGGGGCGTCTACGGCGCGGCGGACCTGGACCGCGCGCCGCTCACCACCGAGTACAGCCGGCGCGCCGTGGCGGACTTCCTCCACGGGCTGCCGCGCATGGACACCGCGGGGGACCTGGTCCTCTTTGGTGAGGCCGTCCAGAAGGGCGGCACGGTGGGCTTCGCGTGGGAGTTCGGCTCGCACGGCGGCCTCACGCGCGTGGAGTCCGACAGCCTGGTGATGTGGCCCGCCCACGGCCCGGTGGACCTGTCCGGCCTCAGCCACTGCGCGCGGCTGCACGAGCGGCTGGCGGAGGCGTACCTGGACACCGGCTCACCGCGGATCCTGCATTGA
- a CDS encoding HesB/IscA family protein, whose protein sequence is MNEQAQTTQAPQTPPKPAPKGIGLADSAVARLKQLLAERQTPDAGLRIAVKGGGCSGLQYSMEWSEKSRERDKVFERDGVRVFVDPKSYLYLIGTELVFEQTLMASGFKLNNPNVKAACGCGESFSV, encoded by the coding sequence ATGAACGAGCAGGCCCAGACGACCCAGGCCCCTCAGACGCCCCCCAAGCCGGCCCCCAAGGGCATTGGCCTGGCGGACAGCGCGGTGGCGCGCCTCAAGCAGCTCCTGGCGGAGCGGCAGACGCCGGACGCCGGGCTGCGCATCGCGGTGAAGGGCGGCGGGTGCTCCGGCCTCCAGTACTCCATGGAGTGGTCGGAGAAGTCCCGCGAGCGCGACAAGGTCTTCGAGCGCGACGGCGTGCGCGTCTTCGTGGACCCGAAGAGCTACCTGTACCTCATCGGCACGGAGCTGGTGTTCGAGCAGACGCTGATGGCGTCCGGCTTCAAGCTGAACAACCCCAACGTCAAGGCCGCCTGCGGCTGCGGAGAGAGCTTCTCCGTCTAA
- a CDS encoding lysylphosphatidylglycerol synthase transmembrane domain-containing protein: MRLPNAGGRTWLKVLGGVVGLVLSVLLLSTAFFKWNLHGPGSLLIPRFPLGKFVRDLPGHLVWLVPFMLLQASLVPLRAVQWQATLRKPIPFRDRFHLVGIGVFVHNALPGKLGEVTRSFLLSRTHKLPFIRCLGSVGVCKLMEFACLMLLVALSFLGPFGETMAHFRTEMEVAVSLCIGLVALVVLLAHWAAPLGRWLHQRHSLPRVDSFLSHVGEGLGTARSFKGMARVFFFSIFPVFASALAYGLALHGVRIPGGLFAGAVVLGAISLGQALPGVPAGMGIYYFVTSWAARSLGSSPEDAAAFATLTHLGTVISQVAVGAWSVHRSKLRIRDLRKGGRLANAAAHHVAHEAVEPAPP, translated from the coding sequence ATGCGGCTTCCCAACGCCGGTGGACGCACGTGGCTCAAGGTGCTGGGCGGGGTGGTGGGACTTGTCCTGTCCGTGCTCCTGCTCTCCACCGCGTTCTTCAAGTGGAACCTGCACGGGCCGGGGTCCCTGCTGATTCCGCGCTTCCCGCTGGGGAAGTTCGTCCGGGACCTGCCGGGGCACCTGGTGTGGCTGGTGCCGTTCATGCTGCTGCAGGCGTCGCTCGTGCCGCTGAGGGCGGTGCAGTGGCAGGCCACGCTGCGCAAGCCCATCCCGTTCCGCGACCGCTTCCACCTGGTGGGCATTGGCGTCTTCGTGCACAACGCGCTGCCGGGGAAGCTGGGGGAGGTGACGCGCTCCTTCCTCCTGTCGCGCACACACAAGCTGCCCTTCATCCGGTGCCTGGGCTCCGTGGGCGTGTGCAAGCTGATGGAGTTCGCCTGCCTGATGCTGCTGGTGGCCCTGTCCTTCCTGGGCCCCTTCGGTGAGACCATGGCCCACTTCCGCACGGAGATGGAGGTGGCGGTGTCGCTGTGCATCGGCCTGGTGGCCCTGGTGGTGCTGCTGGCCCACTGGGCGGCGCCGCTGGGCCGCTGGCTGCACCAGCGCCACAGCCTGCCCCGCGTGGACAGCTTCCTCAGCCACGTGGGCGAGGGCCTGGGCACCGCGCGCTCCTTCAAGGGCATGGCGAGGGTGTTCTTCTTCTCCATCTTCCCCGTGTTCGCCTCCGCGCTGGCGTACGGCCTGGCGCTGCACGGCGTGCGCATCCCCGGGGGCCTCTTCGCGGGCGCCGTCGTGCTGGGCGCCATCTCCCTGGGGCAGGCGCTGCCGGGCGTCCCGGCGGGCATGGGCATCTACTACTTCGTGACGAGCTGGGCGGCGCGCTCGCTGGGCTCCAGCCCGGAGGACGCGGCGGCCTTCGCCACGCTCACCCACCTGGGCACCGTCATCAGCCAGGTGGCCGTGGGCGCGTGGTCCGTGCACCGCTCCAAGCTGCGGATCCGCGACCTGCGCAAGGGCGGCCGGCTGGCCAACGCCGCCGCGCACCACGTGGCGCATGAAGCGGTGGAGCCCGCGCCGCCCTGA
- the iscU gene encoding Fe-S cluster assembly scaffold IscU — protein MAYSEKVIEHYENPRNVGTLDKNDPNVGTGLVGAPACGDVMRLQLKISDAGVIEDARFKTFGCGSAIASSSLVTEWVKGKTVDQAMTISNKDVARELALPPVKIHCSVLAEDAIKAAIEDFKKKRASRQA, from the coding sequence ATGGCTTACAGCGAGAAGGTCATCGAGCACTACGAGAACCCCCGCAACGTGGGGACGCTCGACAAGAACGACCCGAACGTCGGCACCGGCCTGGTGGGCGCGCCCGCTTGCGGTGACGTGATGCGGCTCCAGCTGAAGATCAGCGACGCGGGCGTCATCGAGGACGCGCGGTTCAAGACCTTCGGCTGCGGCTCCGCCATCGCGTCCAGCTCGCTCGTCACCGAGTGGGTGAAGGGCAAGACGGTGGATCAGGCCATGACCATCTCCAACAAGGACGTGGCCCGGGAACTGGCGCTGCCCCCGGTGAAGATCCACTGCTCCGTGCTGGCCGAGGACGCCATCAAGGCGGCCATCGAAGACTTCAAGAAGAAGCGCGCGTCGCGGCAGGCGTAG
- a CDS encoding mevalonate kinase family protein, which yields MDRALSAPGKLFISGEYAVLWGGVSRLAAVAPRTAAYVRRRQDSRVHICLEEGTLQGLTTPRGVKWDRDVPAGFSFVARTLDEALRAHGRASVGFDVAVAPGALGPGGHKLGIGGSASATVLAAEAARYVLEEKFDVLKLALTAHTLGQGGKGSGGDVATSFAGGAVRYRRYDITALASAANTGRFNAALAESPPVDLWRMPVPRVSMLYAFTGESASTKLLIDQVEARLAEAGRKTFVERSDALGHAIEDGLGGGDFRAFSEAVKAQHALLLELGPLETEGMRRVLAIAASYHCAGKLSGAGGGDGCILFAPDAEAREALRQGLESRGFLTLTLDVEPGVRGEAQADARLRGWVDALT from the coding sequence ATGGACCGAGCGCTCTCCGCCCCGGGCAAGCTGTTCATCTCCGGCGAGTACGCCGTGCTGTGGGGCGGCGTATCGCGCCTCGCCGCCGTCGCACCGCGCACGGCCGCCTACGTGCGCAGGCGTCAGGACTCGCGCGTGCACATCTGCCTGGAGGAGGGGACCCTCCAGGGGCTCACCACGCCTCGGGGCGTGAAGTGGGACCGCGACGTGCCCGCCGGCTTCTCCTTCGTCGCCCGCACGCTGGATGAGGCCCTGCGCGCTCACGGCCGCGCGAGCGTGGGCTTCGACGTCGCGGTGGCGCCGGGCGCGCTGGGCCCGGGCGGCCACAAGCTGGGCATCGGCGGCAGTGCCTCCGCGACGGTGCTCGCCGCGGAGGCCGCGCGCTACGTGCTCGAAGAGAAGTTCGACGTGCTCAAGCTCGCGCTCACCGCGCACACGCTGGGGCAGGGCGGCAAGGGCAGCGGCGGCGACGTGGCCACGAGCTTCGCGGGCGGTGCCGTGCGCTACCGGCGCTACGACATCACCGCGCTCGCGAGCGCCGCCAACACCGGCCGCTTCAACGCCGCGCTCGCTGAATCTCCTCCCGTGGACCTCTGGCGCATGCCCGTGCCGCGCGTGTCCATGCTCTACGCCTTCACCGGCGAGAGCGCGTCCACGAAGCTCCTCATCGACCAGGTGGAGGCCCGGCTCGCGGAGGCCGGTCGCAAGACCTTCGTGGAGCGCTCGGATGCGCTGGGCCATGCGATTGAAGACGGCCTGGGCGGCGGCGACTTCCGCGCGTTCTCCGAGGCCGTGAAGGCCCAGCACGCGCTGCTCCTGGAGCTGGGCCCGCTGGAGACCGAAGGCATGCGCCGCGTGCTGGCCATCGCCGCGTCCTACCACTGCGCGGGCAAGCTCTCCGGCGCGGGCGGCGGCGACGGCTGCATCCTCTTCGCCCCGGACGCGGAGGCACGTGAAGCCCTGCGCCAGGGGCTGGAGTCGCGCGGCTTCCTCACGCTGACGCTGGACGTGGAGCCCGGCGTGCGCGGCGAAGCGCAGGCGGACGCGCGGCTTCGCGGCTGGGTGGACGCGCTCACCTGA
- the omp85 gene encoding Omp85 family outer membrane protein → MLAPVLFLFFMLLSLSAMATGRTAPGLSPVKHTPTMDGIALPLLSFSSDQGFGYGAVGGMYLYGDGTKAPYAHALSAQVFFTARGAMNHYLRYDGPQLLGPLRLEGRLEYRQEKSSPFFGAGNLSAPDFRGDVDDQKYNYDKGSPGLWVRLRGRPFGEKHPFQSYVGYGWRYTRVSPYETSILAQERPIGIEGGPSGQLLAGALWDTRDDESDPTSGGVEEVALRVSGLATFSRYQYAGVTLSERRYIRITPRLVFAQRLTLDMLFGEVPFFEWMTTGGVNVTEGIGGMGSVRGIERNRFAGNVKAFSNSELRFQAARMAFFGQPLALGAVVFLDLGRVWHPGVTDGKWHEWHPGIGGGLRFSRRAAVVRMDYARSTETGRQRFYITFGHMF, encoded by the coding sequence ATGCTGGCTCCAGTCCTCTTCCTGTTCTTCATGCTGCTGTCGCTGAGCGCCATGGCGACGGGCCGCACCGCGCCCGGCCTCTCGCCGGTGAAGCACACGCCGACGATGGACGGCATCGCCCTGCCGTTGCTGTCCTTCAGCTCGGACCAGGGCTTCGGCTACGGCGCCGTGGGCGGCATGTACCTGTACGGCGACGGCACCAAGGCGCCCTATGCGCATGCCCTGTCCGCGCAGGTGTTCTTCACCGCGCGCGGCGCCATGAATCATTACCTCCGCTACGACGGGCCGCAGTTGCTGGGGCCCCTGCGGCTGGAGGGACGGCTGGAGTACCGGCAGGAGAAGAGCAGCCCCTTCTTCGGAGCGGGCAATCTGTCCGCCCCCGACTTCCGGGGCGACGTGGACGACCAGAAGTACAACTACGACAAGGGCTCGCCGGGCCTCTGGGTGCGGCTGCGCGGGCGGCCCTTCGGTGAGAAGCACCCGTTCCAGTCGTACGTGGGCTACGGCTGGCGCTACACCCGCGTGTCACCCTACGAGACGTCCATCCTGGCGCAGGAGCGGCCCATCGGCATCGAGGGCGGGCCCAGCGGGCAGCTGCTCGCGGGCGCGCTCTGGGACACGCGCGACGACGAGTCCGACCCGACGTCCGGTGGCGTGGAGGAGGTGGCGCTGCGCGTGTCGGGCCTGGCCACCTTCAGCCGCTACCAGTACGCGGGCGTGACGCTGAGCGAGCGCCGATACATCCGGATTACGCCGCGGCTCGTCTTCGCGCAGCGGCTCACCCTGGACATGCTGTTCGGCGAGGTGCCGTTCTTCGAGTGGATGACGACGGGCGGCGTCAACGTGACCGAGGGCATTGGCGGCATGGGCAGCGTGCGCGGCATCGAGCGCAACCGCTTCGCCGGCAACGTGAAGGCCTTCAGCAACTCCGAGTTGCGCTTCCAGGCGGCGCGGATGGCCTTCTTCGGGCAGCCGCTGGCGCTGGGCGCGGTGGTGTTCCTGGACCTGGGCCGCGTGTGGCATCCGGGCGTGACGGACGGCAAGTGGCATGAGTGGCACCCGGGCATCGGCGGCGGCCTGCGCTTCTCGCGCCGCGCGGCCGTGGTGCGCATGGACTACGCGCGCTCCACCGAGACGGGCCGTCAGCGCTTCTACATCACGTTCGGTCACATGTTTTAA